A genomic window from Bubalus bubalis isolate 160015118507 breed Murrah chromosome 13, NDDB_SH_1, whole genome shotgun sequence includes:
- the TRIM13 gene encoding E3 ubiquitin-protein ligase TRIM13, whose amino-acid sequence MELLEEDLTCPICCSLFDDPRVLPCSHNFCKKCLEGILEGNVRNSLWRSSPFKCPTCRKETSATGVNSLQVNYSLKGIVEKYNKIKVSPKMPVCKGHLGQPLNIFCLTDMQLICGICATRGEHTKHVFCSIEDAYAQERDAFESLFQSFETWRRGDALSRLDTLETSKRKSLQLLTKDSDKVKEFFEKLQYTLDQKKNEILSDFETMKLAVMQAYDPEINKLNTILQEQRMAFNIAEAFKDVSEPIIFLQQMQEFREKIKVIKETPLPPSNLPSSPLMKNFDTSQWEDIKLVDVDKLSLPQDTGTFISKIPWRLYPLFVVVILLGLLIFFSPTMFLEWSLFDEIATWKDNLSNFSSYLTRSADFVEQSVFYWEQLTDGLFIFSERLKSFTLVVLNNVAEFVCKYKLL is encoded by the coding sequence ATGGAGCTGCTTGAAGAAGACCTCACATGCCCAATCTGTTGCAGTCTGTTTGATGATCCCCGAGTTTTGCCTTGCTCACACAACTTTTGCAAAAAGTGCTTAGAAGGGATCTTAGAGGGGAATGTGCGGAATTCCCTGTGGAGATCCTCTCCATTTAAGTGCCCCACGTGCCGGAAGGAAACTTCAGCGACAGGAGTCAACAGCCTGCAGGTTAATTACTCCCTGAAGGGTATTGTGGAAAAGTATAACAAGATTAAGGTCTCTCCCAAAATGCCAGTGTGCAAAGGACACTTGGGACAGCCTCTCAACATTTTCTGCCTGACTGACATGCAGCTGATCTGTGGCATCTGTGCGACTCGGGGTGAGCACACCAAGCACGTCTTCTGTTCTATTGAAGATGCCTATGCTCAGGAAAGGGACGCCTTTGAGTCCCTCTTCCAGAGCTTTGAGACCTGGCGTAGGGGAGATGCCCTTTCTCGCTTGGATACCTTGGAAACTAGCAAAAGGAAGTCTCTACAGTTGCTGACTAAAGATTCGGATAAAGTGAAGGAGTTTTTTGAGAAGTTACAATACACGTTAGATCAGAAGAAGAATGAAATCCTGTCTGACTTTGAGACCATGAAACTTGCAGTGATGCAGGCCTATGACCCAGAGATCAACAAACTCAACACCATCTTGCAGGAACAGCGAATGGCTTTTAACATTGCTGAGGCTTTCAAAGATGTGTCAGAACCCATCATATTTCTGCAGCAGATGCAGGAGTtcagggagaaaataaaagtcatcaaGGAAACTCCTTTGCCTCCCTCAAATTTGCCCTCAAGCCCTTTGATGAAGAACTTTGATACCAGTCAGTGGGAAGACATAAAACTAGTGGACGTGGATAAACTTTCCTTGCCTCAAGATACTGGCACGTTCATtagcaagattccctggagacttTATCCTTTATTTGTGGTGGTCATTCTGCTTGGCCTTCTCATTTTCTTCAGTCCCACCATGTTCCTAGAATGGTCTCTATTTGATGAAATCGCAACTTGGAAAGATAATCTTTCAAACTTTAGTTCCTACCTGACTAGATCAGCTGATTTTGTAGAACAATCAGTTTTTTACTGGGAACAGTTGACAGATGGGCTTTTCATTTTCAGTGAAAGATTGAAGAGTTTTACTTTGGTGGTGCTGAACAATGTGGCAGAATTTGTGTGCAAATATAAACTATTATAA